One stretch of Miscanthus floridulus cultivar M001 chromosome 18, ASM1932011v1, whole genome shotgun sequence DNA includes these proteins:
- the LOC136522829 gene encoding probable serine/threonine-protein kinase At1g54610 has translation MGCAQGKPSRGSPARSDGQRVDRLKRDNDYRPGSSVSRLSDPIPVAAAAAERAPAPLHKEHARRAAAPGAAVVPAGKTPDADAAAQQASSSAATSATPSPLPPHPPRRDDELVDGWPTWLLDNVPREVLQGIVPKSADAYDKIEKVGQGTYSNVYKARERGTGRIVALKKVRFDTSESESVRFMAREIRFLQLLDHPNVMKLEGIATSRMHRSIYLVFDFMYSDLGRLVLRSGQRLTEPQIKCYMQQLLAGLQHCHERGILHRDIKGSNLLIDRHGVLKIGDFGLANYYGAGRRQPLTSRVVTLWYRAPELLLGFTSYGVGIDLWSAGCLLAEMFFGKPLMPGSGEVDQLLKIFRLCGSPPDDYWRKMKLSPSFKPPKPYKATTAERFRDLPPSSLGLLATLLALDPAARGTAGQALQNSFFSTPPLPCDLSELPVVYKEEDDVDARKPRRQRSQRRKDGKQKAEEEQQSEINSGSPPEKQAQQPNQRRSLDITTRVNPGQEPVTNTGNPGQESAAANASSSAHDASSEKTIVSASSSTVANRFSASPVVQEASPVQTVAQDQKQLPTENTSHHSASDGDDHVNHHLVAAPDHGDGGEEEEEEAGGEPPSGIGSGGGSVNRVGPESRSAAFVSDFEAAAAVLRGSDEFPSSKQYVLVDHL, from the exons atGGGGTGCGCGCAGGGGAAGCCCTCGCGGGGCTCGCCCGCCCGCAGCGACGGCCAGCGCGTGGACCGCCTGAAGCGCGACAACGACTACCGTCCCGGCTCCAGCGTCTCCCGCCTCTCCGACCCGATcccggtcgccgccgccgccgccgagcgcgCTCCGGCTCCGCTACACAAAGAACACGCCCGCCGAGCCGCTGCCCCCGGCGCCGCCGTCGTCCCAGCGGGGAAGACGCCGGACGCCGACGCCGCGGCACAGCAGGCGTCGTCGTCGGCCGCAACGTCGGCGACGCCGTCGCCGCTCCCGCCACACCCGCCGCGGCGTGACGACGAGCTGGTGGACGGGTGGCCGACGTGGCTCCTGGACAACGTGCCCCGCGAGGTGCTGCAGGGCATCGTGCCCAAGAGCGCGGACGCGTACGACAAGATCGAGAAGGTCGGGCAGGGCACGTACAGCAACGTGTACAAGGCGCGCGAGCGCGGGACGGGGCGGATCGTGGCGCTCAAGAAGGTGCGGTTCGACACGTCGGAGTCGGAGAGCGTGCGGTTCATGGCGAGGGAGATCCGGTTCCTGCAGCTGCTGGACCACCCCAACGTGATGAAGCTGGAGGGCATCGCCACCTCCCGGATGCACCGCAGCATCTACCTCGTCTTCGACTTCATGTACTCCGACCTCGGCAGGCTCGTCCTCCGCTCCGGCCAGCGCCTCACCGAGCCGCAG ATCAAGTGCTACATGCAGCAGCTGCTCGCGGGTCTGCAGCACTGCCACGAGCGCGGCATCCTGCACCGGGACATCAAGGGCTCCAACCTGCTGATCGACCGCCACGGCGTGCTCAAGATCGGCGACTTCGGCCTCGCCAACTACTACGGCGCCGGGCGCCGGCAGCCGCTCACCAGCCGCGTCGTCACGCTCTGGTACCGCGCCCCGGAGCTGCTGCTGGGCTTCACCAGCTACGGCGTCGGCATCGACCTCTGGAGCGCGGGATGCCTCCTCGCCGAGATGTTCTTCGGCAAGCCCCTCATGCCCGGCAGTGGCGAG GTGGATCAGCTGCTGAAGATCTTCAGGCTGTGCGGGTCGCCGCCGGACGACTACTGGCGGAAGATGAAGCTGTCGCCGTCGTTCAAGCCCCCCAAGCCGTACAAGGCCACGACGGCCGAGCGGTTCCGCGATCTGCCGCCGTCGTCGCTCGGCCTGCTCGCCACGCTCCTCGCGCTCGACCCGGCCGCGCGCGGCACCGCCGGACAGGCCCTGCAGAACAGC TTCTTCagcacgccgccgctgccgtgcGACCTCTCGGAGCTCCCCGTCGTGTACAAGGAGGAGGACGACGTCGACGCGAGGAA gccgaggagacagcgCTCGCAGAGGCGGAAGGATGGCAAGCAGAAAgccgaggaggagcagcagtCGGAGATCAACAGCGGGTCTCCTCCTGAGAAACAGGCGCAGCAGCCCAACCAGCGGCGGTCGTTGGACATTACCACCCGGGTAAATCCAGGCCAAGAACCAGTAACTAACACAGGAAATCCAGGCCAAGAATCAGCTGCTGCTAATGCTTCCTCCAGCGCTCACGACGCATCATCAGAAAAAACCATCGTCAGCGCCTCATCCAGCACAGTCGCGAACCGGTTTTCGGCTAGCCCGGTCGTTCAGGAAGCGAGCCCGGTTCAGACGGTAGCGCAAGATCAGAAACAGCTGCCGACAGAAAACACATCCCACCACTCGGCCAGCGACGGCGACGATCACGTCAACCACCACCTGGTTGCGGCTCCGGACCACGGCGAcggcggggaggaggaggaggaggaggccggtgGCGAGCCGCCCTCCGGCAtcggcagcggcggtggcagcgTGAACCGCGTCGGCCCGGAAAGCAGGTCGGCTGCCTTCGTGTCGGACTTCGAGGCGGCCGCCGCGGTGCTGCGCGGATCGGACGAATTCCCTTCTTCGAAGCAGTACGTTCTTGTGGATCACCTGTAG
- the LOC136522481 gene encoding probable serine/threonine-protein kinase At1g54610 isoform X2, whose amino-acid sequence MDENIKCYMQQLLEGLQHCHEHGILHLDIKHGNLMIDRHGVLKIGDFGLSSDYGAGRWQPAPNRVVSLPYRAPELLLGATSYGVGVDLWSAGCLLTEMFFGKTLMHGSGEKDQLLKIFTLFGSPPDDYWRKMNLSPSLKPPEPYKSTTAERFRDLPPSTIGLLATLLALDPAARGTAGQALQSSAEAAVGYPGKTRCPLKFVPGKSSIFRPVLYYHIYYETKLLQEQMNDPCFCYCYPDCLLCLWALLLTRVQDQEDDEWTDDELTDTENSGQEPVTNTGNPGQEPAAANSSSSAHESSEKTIVNASSSTVAKRFSASPVVQEASPVQKPAQDQKQLPTANASHSPTTQAATTMARTTTWSRLRATMEATTAWRRRRPKASRCPVAAAAP is encoded by the exons ATGGATGAAAAC ATCAAGTGCTACATGCAGCAGCTGCTCGAGGGGCTGCAGCACTGCCACGAGCACGGCATCCTGCACCTGGACATCAAGCACGGCAACCTGATGATCGACCGCCACGGCGTGCTCAAGATCGGCGACTTCGGCCTCTCCAGCGACTACGGCGCCGGTCGCTGGCAGCCAGCCCCCAACCGCGTCGTCTCGCTCCCGTACCGCGCTCCGGAGCTGCTGCTGGGCGCCACCAGCTATGGCGTCGGCGTCGACCTGTGGAGCGCCGGCTGCCTCCTCACCGAGATGTTCTTCGGCAAGACTCTCATGCACGGCAGTGGCGAG AAGGATCAGCTGCTGAAGATCTTCACGCTGTTCGGGTCGCCGCCGGACGACTACTGGCGGAAGATGAACCTGTCGCCGTCGTTGAAGCCCCCCGAGCCGTACAAGTCCACGACGGCCGAGCGGTTCCGCGACCTGCCGCCGTCGACGATCGGCCTGCTCGCCACGCTCCTCGCGCTCGACCCGGCCGCGCGCGGCACCGCCGGGCAGGCCCTGCAGAGCAGT GCGGAGGCTGCCGTTGGTTATCCGGGTAAAACCAGGTGTCCCCTTAAATTTGTTCCAGGTAAATCCAGCATTTTTAGGCCCGTTTTATATTACCACATATACTATGAAACTAAACTCTTGCAGGAACAAATGAATGATCCCTGCTTCTGCTATTGTTATCCTGACTGCCTGCTCTGTCTTTGGGCTCTGTTGCTCACACGTGTCCAGGACCAGGAGGATGATGAATGGACTGATGATGAACTGACTGACACGGAGAACTCAGGCCAAGAACCAGTAACTAACACAGGAAATCCAGGCCAAGAACCAGCTGCTGCTAATTCTTCCTCCAGCGCTCACGAGTCATCAGAAAAAACCATCGTCAACGCCTCATCCAGCACAGTCGCGAAACGGTTTTCGGCAAGCCCGGTCGTTCAGGAAGCGAGCCCGGTTCAGAAGCCAGCGCAAGATCAGAAGCAGCTGCCGACGGCAAACGCCTCCCACAGTCCCACCACTCAGGCAGCGACGACGATGGCGAGGACCACCACCTGGTCGCGGCTCCGGGCCACGATGGAGGCGACGacggcgtggaggaggaggaggccaaagGCGAGCCGCTGTCCGGTAGCGGCGGCGGCACCGTGA
- the LOC136522481 gene encoding probable serine/threonine-protein kinase At1g09600 isoform X3, which translates to MLARFQIKCYMQQLLEGLQHCHEHGILHLDIKHGNLMIDRHGVLKIGDFGLSSDYGAGRWQPAPNRVVSLPYRAPELLLGATSYGVGVDLWSAGCLLTEMFFGKTLMHGSGEKDQLLKIFTLFGSPPDDYWRKMNLSPSLKPPEPYKSTTAERFRDLPPSTIGLLATLLALDPAARGTAGQALQSSFFSTPPLPCDLSALPVVVEEEVGARKRRLPLVIRVKPGVPLNLFQDQEDDEWTDDELTDTENSGQEPVTNTGNPGQEPAAANSSSSAHESSEKTIVNASSSTVAKRFSASPVVQEASPVQKPAQDQKQLPTANASHSPTTQAATTMARTTTWSRLRATMEATTAWRRRRPKASRCPVAAAAP; encoded by the exons ATGCTCGCTCGGTTTCAGATCAAGTGCTACATGCAGCAGCTGCTCGAGGGGCTGCAGCACTGCCACGAGCACGGCATCCTGCACCTGGACATCAAGCACGGCAACCTGATGATCGACCGCCACGGCGTGCTCAAGATCGGCGACTTCGGCCTCTCCAGCGACTACGGCGCCGGTCGCTGGCAGCCAGCCCCCAACCGCGTCGTCTCGCTCCCGTACCGCGCTCCGGAGCTGCTGCTGGGCGCCACCAGCTATGGCGTCGGCGTCGACCTGTGGAGCGCCGGCTGCCTCCTCACCGAGATGTTCTTCGGCAAGACTCTCATGCACGGCAGTGGCGAG AAGGATCAGCTGCTGAAGATCTTCACGCTGTTCGGGTCGCCGCCGGACGACTACTGGCGGAAGATGAACCTGTCGCCGTCGTTGAAGCCCCCCGAGCCGTACAAGTCCACGACGGCCGAGCGGTTCCGCGACCTGCCGCCGTCGACGATCGGCCTGCTCGCCACGCTCCTCGCGCTCGACCCGGCCGCGCGCGGCACCGCCGGGCAGGCCCTGCAGAGCAGT TTCTTCagcacgccgccgctgccgtgcGACCTCTCGGCGCTCCCCGTCGTGGTGGAGGAGGAAGTCGGCGCGAGGAA GCGGAGGCTGCCGTTGGTTATCCGGGTAAAACCAGGTGTCCCCTTAAATTTGTTCCAG GACCAGGAGGATGATGAATGGACTGATGATGAACTGACTGACACGGAGAACTCAGGCCAAGAACCAGTAACTAACACAGGAAATCCAGGCCAAGAACCAGCTGCTGCTAATTCTTCCTCCAGCGCTCACGAGTCATCAGAAAAAACCATCGTCAACGCCTCATCCAGCACAGTCGCGAAACGGTTTTCGGCAAGCCCGGTCGTTCAGGAAGCGAGCCCGGTTCAGAAGCCAGCGCAAGATCAGAAGCAGCTGCCGACGGCAAACGCCTCCCACAGTCCCACCACTCAGGCAGCGACGACGATGGCGAGGACCACCACCTGGTCGCGGCTCCGGGCCACGATGGAGGCGACGacggcgtggaggaggaggaggccaaagGCGAGCCGCTGTCCGGTAGCGGCGGCGGCACCGTGA
- the LOC136522481 gene encoding probable serine/threonine-protein kinase At1g54610 isoform X1, giving the protein MLARFQIKCYMQQLLEGLQHCHEHGILHLDIKHGNLMIDRHGVLKIGDFGLSSDYGAGRWQPAPNRVVSLPYRAPELLLGATSYGVGVDLWSAGCLLTEMFFGKTLMHGSGEKDQLLKIFTLFGSPPDDYWRKMNLSPSLKPPEPYKSTTAERFRDLPPSTIGLLATLLALDPAARGTAGQALQSSAEAAVGYPGKTRCPLKFVPGKSSIFRPVLYYHIYYETKLLQEQMNDPCFCYCYPDCLLCLWALLLTRVQDQEDDEWTDDELTDTENSGQEPVTNTGNPGQEPAAANSSSSAHESSEKTIVNASSSTVAKRFSASPVVQEASPVQKPAQDQKQLPTANASHSPTTQAATTMARTTTWSRLRATMEATTAWRRRRPKASRCPVAAAAP; this is encoded by the exons ATGCTCGCTCGGTTTCAGATCAAGTGCTACATGCAGCAGCTGCTCGAGGGGCTGCAGCACTGCCACGAGCACGGCATCCTGCACCTGGACATCAAGCACGGCAACCTGATGATCGACCGCCACGGCGTGCTCAAGATCGGCGACTTCGGCCTCTCCAGCGACTACGGCGCCGGTCGCTGGCAGCCAGCCCCCAACCGCGTCGTCTCGCTCCCGTACCGCGCTCCGGAGCTGCTGCTGGGCGCCACCAGCTATGGCGTCGGCGTCGACCTGTGGAGCGCCGGCTGCCTCCTCACCGAGATGTTCTTCGGCAAGACTCTCATGCACGGCAGTGGCGAG AAGGATCAGCTGCTGAAGATCTTCACGCTGTTCGGGTCGCCGCCGGACGACTACTGGCGGAAGATGAACCTGTCGCCGTCGTTGAAGCCCCCCGAGCCGTACAAGTCCACGACGGCCGAGCGGTTCCGCGACCTGCCGCCGTCGACGATCGGCCTGCTCGCCACGCTCCTCGCGCTCGACCCGGCCGCGCGCGGCACCGCCGGGCAGGCCCTGCAGAGCAGT GCGGAGGCTGCCGTTGGTTATCCGGGTAAAACCAGGTGTCCCCTTAAATTTGTTCCAGGTAAATCCAGCATTTTTAGGCCCGTTTTATATTACCACATATACTATGAAACTAAACTCTTGCAGGAACAAATGAATGATCCCTGCTTCTGCTATTGTTATCCTGACTGCCTGCTCTGTCTTTGGGCTCTGTTGCTCACACGTGTCCAGGACCAGGAGGATGATGAATGGACTGATGATGAACTGACTGACACGGAGAACTCAGGCCAAGAACCAGTAACTAACACAGGAAATCCAGGCCAAGAACCAGCTGCTGCTAATTCTTCCTCCAGCGCTCACGAGTCATCAGAAAAAACCATCGTCAACGCCTCATCCAGCACAGTCGCGAAACGGTTTTCGGCAAGCCCGGTCGTTCAGGAAGCGAGCCCGGTTCAGAAGCCAGCGCAAGATCAGAAGCAGCTGCCGACGGCAAACGCCTCCCACAGTCCCACCACTCAGGCAGCGACGACGATGGCGAGGACCACCACCTGGTCGCGGCTCCGGGCCACGATGGAGGCGACGacggcgtggaggaggaggaggccaaagGCGAGCCGCTGTCCGGTAGCGGCGGCGGCACCGTGA
- the LOC136522482 gene encoding uncharacterized protein, whose translation MEKCRSVPHEHSSAYYGCGGGYDYEDVGGGPGQAGKSYSFNGPSGREDPEAKRRRRVAAYNVFATQGRIKTTVRSSVKWLKSKFSDIRYGGL comes from the coding sequence aTGGAGAAGTGCAGGTCGGTGCCGCACGAGCACTCGTCGGCGTACTACGGGTGCGGCGGCGGGTACGACTACGAGGACGTCGGCGGCGGGCCCGGGCAGGCGGGCAAGTCGTACAGCTTCAACGGGCCGAGCGGCCGCGAAGACCCGGAGGCGAAGCGGCGGCGCCGGGTGGCGGCGTACAACGTGTTCGCCACGCAGGGCCGGATCAAGACCACCGTCCGCAGCAGCGTCAAGTGGCTCAAGTCCAAGTTCTCCGACATCCGCTACGGTGGCCTCTGA